The proteins below are encoded in one region of Acidobacteriota bacterium:
- a CDS encoding type II toxin-antitoxin system VapC family toxin, producing the protein MTFEKKPCYVIDASVVLKWFSRYDEDNLEKAKKIRKDFKERRIDIISPELLIYEIANVLRYKESIEEKVVLDAINSIYEMRILSSVSQMIMEDAIKLARNFNITVYDSTYLGFANNLKYPLVTADKKLYEKIKGYPGIIYISEY; encoded by the coding sequence GTGACTTTTGAGAAAAAGCCGTGTTATGTAATTGATGCTTCAGTTGTTTTGAAATGGTTTTCTCGATATGATGAAGATAACTTAGAGAAAGCCAAAAAAATTAGAAAAGATTTTAAAGAAAGGCGCATAGACATAATTTCTCCCGAATTATTGATATATGAAATTGCAAATGTTTTAAGGTATAAAGAGAGTATAGAAGAAAAAGTAGTATTGGATGCAATCAATAGTATTTATGAAATGAGAATTTTAAGTTCTGTAAGCCAGATGATTATGGAAGATGCAATAAAGTTAGCAAGAAATTTTAATATAACAGTTTATGATTCAACTTATTTAGGCTTTGCTAATAATTTAAAATATCCTTTAGTCACTGCAGATAAAAAGCTTTATGAAAAAATAAAGGGTTATCCAGGCATTATTTACATCAGTGAATATTAG
- a CDS encoding ribbon-helix-helix protein, CopG family yields MAKINISLPDEILKEIDRERERINITRSKFLRRAFEVYLKVLEEERKEEEKKKGISRAIELQEKIQGIVGKVDLVKDLRAWRETRK; encoded by the coding sequence ATGGCAAAAATAAATATATCTTTACCAGATGAGATTTTAAAAGAAATAGATAGAGAAAGAGAGAGAATAAATATTACCCGTTCTAAATTTTTAAGAAGGGCTTTTGAAGTATATCTTAAAGTGCTGGAGGAGGAAAGAAAGGAGGAGGAGAAAAAGAAGGGCATAAGTCGAGCAATAGAGCTTCAGGAAAAGATTCAAGGAATTGTTGGGAAGGTTGATTTAGTAAAAGATTTAAGAGCGTGGAGAGAAACCCGAAAGTGA